The Humulus lupulus chromosome 4, drHumLupu1.1, whole genome shotgun sequence genome has a window encoding:
- the LOC133830629 gene encoding uncharacterized protein LOC133830629 — MGANMQYNSYFPGYYSARSLNLDANGSTWPLNFDDKVSHSGNYCNGYLSSNYLLTYNQELLKKTMLKHETIFKDQIQELHRLYRRQMELMSEIRRNEMDKSYSRFEASHSDAAFFQTSSEQVPKTFQVPRFSSINPADSLMSISGSERLQYPLSSVQGKNIQVFSPYATKSEVCSKDFLLSEFNNKKFGKKSLDLQLSAIEYIHGEDKVLFNDITVSDMPEVSSQSVKRSPQVVYTSDVKSFFGSDVLNSLFHATTKIPASILENQEGSIKYSLEESFQNTQKMPDLGPPSIFILAETERKEEQLSCHDKAGENLIQGKSRCSLNLFHQGLNDEKLLSFSDLLQKDCELVHETPSFHQGNQTSFVERAIYDLDCSRRNHSPSVDSYNGPHGAFSESTFRDHGGPQANITNSESSTLDLEKVSDSARNPIAVQALPCFNTSVPLDKRRRLKIGMPELDGDSKLVSNHGLAEHKSSTNTQSSYGINLNSRPQNFSSEFVVSKGIQTAQGVKKCEYSASEFAVEPKNVEAVDSLSKMIPGSHDSNKSYISDRHCSSSSNPSITCQTLFKDVKPKGKDTVFDLNLACDSVSESEMELTADEHVVEDGAGRRKHVGFGCLFDLNSSINDLDAPASPENKECSPPRGESDENQVETPLMLSGQDELDLLDELTRIAADAIVSISSSRSQSSAQKTSCKPLETTSHNSLLWFADIASTVLTDSANEFGSLVTITNDDSSEEHLPDGVDYFEAMTLKLTDTEVEDCHCKSNGLKEEETGSSSSPTQRRKGRTRRGRQRKDFQREILPNLASLSRYEVTEDLQIIGGLMEAAGTHWETGSMRYTARNGYARGRKRSSITSSNAGVGCSVESLLKQLNSNNNKLVKEERSVVCWGKVTRRRRGQRCPVRVSNPHLIPSQV; from the exons ATGGGGGCGAATATGCAGTATAATAGCTATTTCCCTGGATATTACTCCGCGAGGAGTCTTAACTTGGATGCCAATGGAAGTACATGGCCCTTGAATTTTGATGACAAAGTTTCACATAGTGGAAACTACTGTAACGGCTATTTATCTTCCAACTATCTTTTAACATACAACCAAGAACTGTTAAAGAAGACAATGCTCAAGCATGAAACCATATTTAAAGATCAG ATTCAGGAGCTCCATCGCCTTTACAGAAGACAAATGGAATTGATGAGTGAAATTAGAAGGAATGAAATGGATAAGTCTTATTCAAGGTTTGAGGCATCACATTCAGATGCTGCATTCTTTCAAACATCATCTGAACAGGTCCCGAAGACTTTTCAAGTCCCCAGATTTAGCTCAATAAACCCTGCAGACAGTCTAATGTCTATTTCAGGTTCTGAAAGGCTCCAATATCCTTTGAGTTCGGTACAGGGGAAAAACATTCAAGTATTTTCTCCATACGCTACTAAATCTGAAGTGTGTTCAAAAGATTTTCTATTATCAGAATTTAATAACAAGAAATTCGGGAAGAAATCATTGGATCTTCAACTCTCTGCTATTGAGTACATTCATGGTGAAGACAAGGTCCTTTTCAATGATATAACAGTTTCTGATATGCCTGAAGTATCCAGTCAGTCTGTGAAGAGATCTCCACAAGTAGTGTACACCAGCGATGTAAAATCATTTTTTGGAAGTGATGTATTGAACTCTCTTTTCCATGCTACTACCAAAATTCCTGCTTCAATATTAGAGAATCAGGAAGGGTCCATTAAATATTCATTGGAGGAATCTTTTCAAAATACCCAAAAAATGCCAGATCTTGGTCCTCCATCAATTTTTATATTGGCGGAAACTGAAAGAAAAGAGGAGCAGTTATCCTGTCATGACAAGGCTGGTGAAAATTTGATCCAAG GGAAATCCAGATGCAGCTTAAATCTTTTCCATCAAGGTTTAAATGATGAAAAATTGTTGTCTTTTTCTGATCTCTTGCAAAAGGACTGCGAGCTAGTTCATGAAACTCCATCTTTTCATCAGGGAAATCAAACTTCATTCGTTGAAAGAGCAATTTATGATTTGGACTGCTCCAGAAGGAATCATTCTCCCTCAGTTGACAGTTATAATGGACCACATGGTGCTTTTTCTGAGAGCACTTTCAGGGACCATGGTGGTCCtcaggccaatattacaaattCCGAGTCATCTACTCTGGATTTGGAAAAAGTTAGCGACTCTGCACGGAATCCAATTGCAGTTCAGGCACTGCCTTGTTTTAACACCTCTGTGCCTTTGGATAAAAGACGTAGATTAAAAATAGGAATGCCTGAGCTTGATGGAGACAGCAAGTTGGTGTCTAATCATGGCCTAGCAGAGCATAAAAGTTCAACTAATACTCAGTCTTCATATGGTATTAATTTGAATTCTAGACCACAAAACTTTTCTTCAGAGTTTGTGGTTTCCAAAGGTATTCAGACAGCACAGGGGGTGAAAAAATGTGAATATTCAGCCAGTGAGTTTGCTGTTGAGCCAAAGAATGTCGAGGCAGTTGACTCCTTGAGTAAAATGATCCCCGGATCTCACGACTCTAACAAGTCTTATATTTCTGATCGACACTGCTCTTCTAGCAGCAACCCCTCAATAACATGTCAAACCCTGTTTAAAGATGTGAAGCCCAAAGGAAAAGATACAGTATTTGACTTGAACTTGGCTTGTGATTCCGTGTCCGAGTCAGAAATGGAACTAACTGCAGATGAACATGTGGTAGAGGATGGGGCTGGCAGGAGGAAGCATGTAGGTTTTGGTTGCCTCTTTGACCTGAACTCATCTATAAATGATTTAGATGCTCCTGCAAGTCCAGAAAACAAGGAGTGTTCTCCACCCAGAGGAGAATCAGATGAAAACCAAGTTGAGACACCATTGATGTTGTCTGGTCAGGATGAACTTGATCTGCTAGATGAACTAACGAGAATTGCAGCAGATGCAATAGTTTCCATTTCATCATCAAGGTCCCAGAGTTCTGCCCAAAAAACCAGTTGTAAACCTCTTGAAACAACTTCACATAACTCCCTACTTTGGTTTGCTGACATAGCTTCCACAGTATTAACTGATTCAGCAAATGAGTTTGGATCACTTGTGACGATTACAAATGATGACAGCTCTGAGGAGCATCTACCTGATGGAGTGGATTATTTTGAGGCCATGACATTGAAGCTGACAGATACAGAAGTGGAGGACTGCCATTGTAAAAGTAACGGCTTAAAGGAGGAAGAAACTGGTTCCTCTTCATCTCCTACTCAGCGAAGGAAGGGTCGGACAAGGCGTGGAAGGCAGCGAAAGGATTTCCAAAGGGAGATTCTCCCAAACCTTGCATCTTTGTCGAGGTATGAGGTCACTGAGGATCTTCAGATTATAGGAGGGCTCATGGAAGCTGCTGGAACACATTGGGAAACAGGGTCAATGAGATACACAGCCAGAAATGGGTACGCGAGGGGAAGGAAGCGGTCTTCCATTACTAGCTCCAATGCGGGAGTGGGTTGCTCAGTTGAGTCACTGTTGAAGCAACTGAATAGTAACAACAATAAGCTGGTCAAAGAAGAGAGAAGTGTAGTATGTTGGGGAAAGGTGACTAGGAGGCGCCGGGGACAGAGATGTCCTGTTAGAGTTAGTAATCCACACCTTATACCAAGTCAAGTTTAA